A window from Spirochaetota bacterium encodes these proteins:
- a CDS encoding glutamine amidotransferase family protein: MCGIVGIINTDRTKIDGSYIREAIRIQNERGNGLGGGFAAYGIYPEHKDNYAVHIMYQAGRHSDVIKKIENFLEQKTKVHHSEEIPVYPTSVIPSGPYFKRYFVNPLKEQIPVGKNEDDAMVDIVMAINKMGDAYVISSGKDMGVFKGVGFPEDIADFFRIQDYKGYMWIAHNRFPTNTPGWWGGAHPFTILDKAVVHNGEITSYGTNKRWLEMFGYFCMLQTDTEVISYIFDKLTRKDGLSVEDACFVMAPALWEDIEYEKSHKKMLLRQMYGQAIVNGPFGIVLTHSGGAIVLNDRNKLRPVVCARVGSTYYASSEECSIRLLSPKVDELWSPKGGEAVIINLAKEEAA; this comes from the coding sequence GCATAGTAGGTATCATAAACACTGATCGTACCAAAATTGACGGAAGCTATATTCGCGAGGCAATCCGTATCCAAAATGAGCGAGGGAACGGCCTTGGAGGTGGTTTTGCAGCATATGGCATTTATCCTGAACATAAAGATAATTATGCAGTTCATATTATGTATCAGGCAGGCCGGCACAGTGATGTTATTAAAAAAATTGAAAATTTTCTGGAACAAAAAACCAAGGTTCATCATTCTGAAGAAATCCCTGTGTATCCAACAAGCGTGATTCCATCAGGACCATACTTTAAACGCTACTTTGTTAATCCCTTAAAAGAACAAATACCCGTTGGTAAAAATGAAGATGATGCTATGGTTGATATTGTGATGGCAATTAACAAAATGGGAGATGCGTATGTCATTTCTTCAGGTAAAGATATGGGGGTATTTAAGGGAGTAGGATTCCCTGAAGACATTGCTGATTTTTTCCGCATACAGGATTACAAAGGCTACATGTGGATTGCTCATAACCGTTTTCCCACCAACACTCCTGGATGGTGGGGTGGTGCCCATCCGTTTACAATACTTGATAAAGCTGTAGTCCATAATGGTGAGATAACAAGTTATGGCACCAATAAACGGTGGCTTGAGATGTTTGGTTACTTCTGCATGCTTCAGACTGATACTGAGGTTATAAGCTACATCTTTGACAAGCTTACCCGCAAAGATGGCTTGAGTGTTGAGGATGCCTGCTTTGTGATGGCACCTGCATTATGGGAAGACATAGAATATGAAAAGTCACATAAAAAAATGCTTCTGCGCCAGATGTATGGTCAGGCTATTGTTAATGGTCCGTTTGGAATAGTACTCACACATTCAGGTGGGGCGATAGTTCTTAATGATAGGAACAAACTTAGGCCAGTAGTTTGTGCGCGTGTTGGCTCAACCTACTACGCATCATCAGAAGAATGCAGTATACGATTACTATCTCCAAAAGTTGATGAGCTTTGGTCGCCAAAAGGTGGTGAGGCTGTTATTATAAATTTAGCTAAGGAGGAGGCGGCATAA